A window from Longimicrobium sp. encodes these proteins:
- a CDS encoding GNAT family N-acetyltransferase, with translation MQPPVQVRGLAADDIEPIVSAFAAAGWPKPRQQYERYLGEQAAERRVVLVAWCGGEVCGYATVVWEPKYPPFREERIPEIQDLNVLPRFRRRGIATLLLDEAERLAGARSPVVGIGVGVYADYGAAQRLYVRRGYVPDGLGVSYLDRIIQGGETVVADDNLVLHLRKDLPA, from the coding sequence GAGCCGATCGTGTCCGCCTTCGCCGCCGCCGGGTGGCCGAAGCCCCGGCAGCAGTACGAGCGCTACCTCGGCGAGCAGGCCGCCGAGCGGCGCGTGGTGCTGGTCGCGTGGTGCGGCGGCGAGGTCTGCGGATACGCCACCGTGGTCTGGGAGCCGAAGTACCCGCCGTTCCGGGAGGAGCGGATTCCCGAGATCCAGGACCTCAACGTGCTCCCCCGGTTCCGGCGCCGGGGGATCGCCACCCTGCTGCTCGACGAGGCCGAGCGGCTGGCGGGCGCGCGCTCCCCGGTCGTGGGGATCGGCGTCGGGGTGTACGCGGACTACGGCGCGGCCCAGCGCCTGTACGTGCGGCGCGGCTACGTGCCCGACGGGCTCGGCGTCAGCTACCTCGACCGGATCATCCAGGGCGGCGAGACCGTGGTGGCCGACGACAACCTCGTCCTGCACCTGCGGAAGGACCTCCCGGCCTGA